Part of the Kiritimatiellia bacterium genome, CGACCCCTTCGTTCCGCTCTACCGGCGCAGCGGTTCGGCCGGCATGATCGCCACCGGCATCGCGTTGCTGGTGCTCGGCACCGTCGTGGCTCGGCCCTACTGCCGATATTTCTGCCCCTACGGCGTGCTGCTGGGATGGTGCTCGCGCCTTGCCCGCCGCCACCTCACCATCACCCCGGACGAATGCATCGAGTGCCGGCTCTGCGAGACCTCCTGTCCATTCGATGCGATCCGCGCCCCCGAGCCGCCCCATCCGGACCGCGCCGCCGCGCGCCGTGCGCTCGTTCGCGCGCTGAGCCTCGCGCCGCTTCTGATCGCAGCAGCCGCCGGCGCGGGGCGCACAGTGCTGCTGGCGCTCGCCCCACACGTTCACCCTGCCGTCACGCTTGAGGCGCAGCTGCTCGCCGAAGAGGCCGCCGGCACGCCCGACCTCACTTGGGAAACCCGCGCGTTCCGCCTCTCCGGCGCCCCTCGCGAGACGGCGACCACCGCGGCCGCCACCGCCCGCGGAAGGCTCGCCTCCGCGGGCCTTTGGGCCGGCGGTTTCGTCGGCCTGGTCGGCGTCACGCGCATCGTCGCCTCGCTGCGGCGCAGCGACCGTCGCGACTGGGTGCCGGACCGCGGCGAATGCCTCAGCTGCGGCCGGTGCTTCGCGCATTGCCCCCGTGAGTACGTCCGGCTCGGCCGGCTCGACGGTCCGATCGGAAACCCGTAGAGAAAACCGCATGAGCGCCGACCGCACTCCCGCCAGCCGCACGCTCGCCGCCGCGCTGCGCGGTCTGCTCTTCGGTGCCGGTTTCGTCTGCGCGGTCGCCGGAGCAGTCGCGCTGCTCAACTGCGTGCAACTGCGTCGGGCGGACCCGTTGAACTCGCCGCTGCGGCTTGAAGCGATCCGCGCCGCACAGTCGCAACCGGCCAACGCTGATCTCGTCGCCGAAGCGCGACGTCTCGACCTGCTGGCACGCCGAGCATTTTTCTCCGCGCAAACGCTCGCGGAGCAGGCCGGCCGCCTGCTGTGGATTGGTGCGGCGCTGATCCTCGGTGCGATCGCGGGCGCGCGCTGGCTCGAGCCGCGCGTCGCGCCGCCCCCCGCGCCGTTGCCAACCCCCGATGTCGGCGAACGCGAAGCGCGGGCGGCCCGCCGCGCCGTGGCCGCCTACCTCGCGTTGCTGATCGCCGGCGGTGCCGCGGCCGCCCGTACGCTCCGCGCGCGGCCGGCAGGGGCCCCCGGCGACGTCGCCCCCCCACCCACGACGAACCAGCCGGCACTCCCCGAGGACTCCGCACTGGCCGAGGCGTGGCCCTCCTTTCGCGGCCATTTCGGCCGCGGCGGCCGCGACAGGCCCGCCCCCACCCGTTGGGATGTACCCACCGGCCGCAACGTCCGATGGAGCATCGAGGTGCCACGGCCCGGATTCAGTTCCCCAATCTTCTGGAACAGCCGCGTCTTTCTCACCGGCGCGGACACCTCCACCGCCGAACTCTACGCGTTCTGCGCGGACACCGGCCGACTGCTCTGGCGGCATGAGGCGCGCGATGTGCCCGGATCCCCCCGCACCCCGCCCAAGACCAGCGAGGAAGTGGGTCTGGCCGCACCAACACCCACCACCGACGGCCTGCGCGTGTACGCAATGTTTGGCACCGGCGATCTCATCGCCTGCGACCTTGAGGGCCGCCGCCTGTGGGCCCGCCATCTCGGCTCGCCGAAAAATCCCTACGGCCACTCCTCCTCTCCGATCGCAGTGCGCGGTCGCCTGATCGTCCAGTTCGACGACGAAACCGGCGGCCGACTGCTGGCGCTGGACGGGGCCACCGGCCGCACGATTTGGGAAACCCGCCGGGACGTTCGGCCCGGCTGGTCCACGCCGGTCGCCGCAGAACACAACGGCCGGCTTCGAATCGGGGTGCTCGCACAGCCGTTCTTCGCGGTCTACGACTGGGCGGACGGGCGCGAGCTGTGGCGCGTCCCCGAGCTTGAGGCGGAGATCGGCACCTCTCCCGCGTTTGCGGACGGTCGTTGGTATGCGGGCAATGACAACACGCGGTTCGTCGCGGCCGACGACGTCGACGGCCGCGTACTCTGGGAGACCGACGAGGATCTCCCGGACGTCGCCTCTCCGCTGGTCTGGCGCGGGCTGGTCGTTTTGGCGGCCAGCTCGGGGATCGTCACCGCGCGCGATGCGGCAACCGGCGAAAAGTTGTGGAGCCAAGAATGGGAGGAAGGGTTCTACGCCTCGCCAGTGGCGGCGGGTGAGGCGATCTACTTGCTCGATCGCGCGGGTCGCGCACGGGTGGTGCGTGCTGCGCGCCAGTTCGAGCTGATCGCCGAGAACCCGGTGGGCGAGGAGTGCGGCGCAACGCCCGCACTTGCGGGCGACCGTCTCTACCTGCGTACTCGACACCGGCTGATCGCCATCGAAGAGGCAACGACCGCCCCCACCGCGCCATGACCCGGGCCGCCCAGCGTCCACCCGCCGCTCCACCCGACCTGAGCGAAGTCGACCGCATCGTCAACGCGATCGGTCGTTCCCCCGAGCAGGCGCTGCCGCTGCTGCAGGCGGTGCAGGCGCGCTTCGGTTATCTGCCCGAGGCAGTGCTGCGCCGAATCTGTGAAATCACCGAAATCCGTCCCGCGGACCTGTGGAGCGTCGCGACCTTCTATCCGCAGCTGCGACATCGGCCCGCAGGACGACATTCGATCTGCGTATGCGTCGGGACCGCATGCCACGTGAAGGGCGCGGAACGGGTCTACGAGGCGATTGCGCGCGAACTCCGACTGCCAGCGGGGGAGGACACGGACGCCGCCGGTGAGTTCACTGTTCGCAAGGTCGCCTGTCTGGGCTGTTGCACGCTGGCGCCAGTGGTGATGCTCGACCGCGTCACCTACGGCCATCGCACCGCGGACAACATCCGCGAGATGCTGGATGATTTTACCGCCCGACCGGCCGACCGCGAGGGGGACCCCCTCGCCGAGGCCACGCCGATCGACCCGCCCGAAGCCGCCGGAGAGATCCGGATTGGTCTGGGCTCCTGCTGCATCGCCGGCGGCAGTGCGGCGGTCGAATCAGCGCTGCGCACGGCGGTGCGATCGCTCGGCGTACCGATCCGCATCCGGCCGGTCGGATGCGTCGGGATGTGCCACCGTACGCCCCTCCTCGAAGTCGTGCGCCCCGGCGCCGAACCCGTGCGCTACGAGCGGGTCCGCGCCGCGGATGTCGAAGCGATCGTGCGCCGCCACTTCAGCCCCGGGCGATGGCGTCGCTGGCGGGCGCAGACGGCGGACGCATTGGACGAGTGGCTCGGACGGGGGCGGGGGGCGGTGGGGCCAGCCCCCGTGCTCGACCCCCGTGACGGGCCCGTCCAAGCGTTCCTATGCCGCCAGCTTCATATCGCCACCGAGGCGTGCGGTGCGCTCCATCCGCTGGATCTGGATCAGTACCGCGCCGGCGGCGGCCTGCGCGCGCTGGAGGACTGCCTCGCCCGCCGTTCTCCGGATGAAGTGATCGCCGCGATCGAGGCCGCCGGCCTCCGCGGCCGCGGCGGCGCCGGATTTCCCACCGGCCGAAAGTGGCGCGCGGTGCGCGACGCACCGGCCGGTGACCGCTACATCATCTGTAACGGCGACGAGGGCGACCCCGGCGCGTTCATGGACCGCATGCTCTTCGAGTCCTATCCCTATCGTGTGCTCGAAGGGATGATCATCGCCGCCTGGGCGGTTGGCGCGCGGGAAGGTATCCTCTACATTCGTGAGGAGTATCCGCTCGCGGTGCGACGCGTGCAGGCCGCAATCGACCGGCTGCGCGACGCTGGCGTGCTCGGGCCGGACATTCTGCGTTCCGGGGTGTCCCTCGAATTGCGGATTGTGCAGGGCGGCGGCGCGTTCGTCTGTGGGGAGGAGACCGCGCTGATCGAGTCCATTCAGGGTCGCCGAGGCTCGCCCGTGCTGCGCCCTCCGTTCCCTGCACAACGCGGCTTCCGTGGCGCGCCGACGCTCGTCAACAACTGCGAGACGCTCGCGATGGTGCCTTGGATTCTGCGGCACGGACCCGCCGCGTTCGCGGCGATCGGCACCGCCCACAGCAAGGGCACCAAGGTGTTCGCGCTGGCCGGCAAGGTGGCGCGGGGCGGCCTGATCGAGGTGCCGATGGGCATGACGCTGCGCGAGATCATCGAGGAGATCGGCGGCGGCGCCGCAAACGGGCGCCCGTGGAAAGCAGTGCAGGTCGGCGGGCCGTCCGGTGGTTGCGTGCCCGCGACGCTCGGCGACACGCCCGTTGACTACGAGGCGCTCACCGAAGTGGGCGCCATGATGGGCAGCGGAGGGCTCGTCGTGCTCGACGACACCGACTGCATGGTGGACGTCGCGCGCTATTTTCTCTCCTTCACCTGCCGCGAGTCGTGCGGGAAGTGCACCCCCTGCCGCATCGGCACCCGCCGCATGCTCGACATCCTCGACCGCCTCTGCGAAGGGCGCGCGGCGCCGGACGACCTCGCGCGACTGGAGGAGCTCGCCGAGACCACCCGCCGCCAGAGCCTCTGCGGCCTGGGTCGAACCGCGCCCAACCCGGTGCTGACGACGCTGCGCTACTTCCGCGACGAGTACGAGGCGCACCTGCGCGGCATTTGCCCTGCCGGCCGCTGCGTGCACCTCATCGCGTACGAGGTCGGCGCCGAGTGCATCGGCTGCACCCGCTGCGCACAGGTCTGCCCCGTCGTGGCGATCCGGCCGGACCCGATGCGCCGCCATGTGATTGACGGTGGTTTGTGTGTGCGGTGCGATCTGTGCCGGACTGCCTGTCCGACAGGTGCGATCCGGATTGTGCCCCGGCAAACGGCGTCGGCCCCCGGAGCGGCGGAGCGATGAGCGTGCGTGTGATCGTGGATGGCCGGGCGGTCGAGCTGCCCGATGGCGCCACGCTTCTGGAGGCGACCCGCGCACTGGGCATCCGTGTGCCAACCCTTTGCCACCGCGACGGTCTTCCTCACTACACCTCCTGTATGGTCTGCGCAGTGCGCGAACTGTCGGGCGGCCGCCTGCTCCCCGCCTGCTCGTACCCGGCCACCGACGGCATGGAGGTGGACGCCTCGTCCGACGAAGTCCGTGCGGCCCGGCGCCGTGTGCTCGAGCTGCTGCTGAGTGAACACGTCGGCGACTGCGAAGCGCCCTGCCGGCGCGCCTGCCCGGCGCACCTGCGTATCCCCGAGCTGCTGCGCGACGCCGCCCGCGGTGCATGGGCCCAAGCCGCCCGTCTCGCCGCGGAGGATCTTGTGCTGCCCGCCGCGCTCGGCCGCATCTGCCCCGCCCCCTGCGAACGAAGCTGCCGACGCGCCCAGCACGATGCTGCGTTGCCGATCCGCGAGCTGCACCGGCGGCTCGGCGAATCGCCGGAACTGGCCGGCGCCCGGCAGCGCCCCGCCGCCACATCGCCGCGCACAGCCCGCGTGACGGTTGTCGGTGCCGGACCCGCCGGCCTCGCTGCTGCTGCGTTTCTCCGTCGCGCCGGCGTCGAGGTGACCTTGCGCGATCGCGCCCTCCAGCCGGGAGGCGCGCTGCGCGATCCGGCGGTGTCCGATCGGCTGCCGGCCCACGTTCTCGACGCGGAAATCCGCGAGGTGCTCGCCGCCGGCATTCGGTTCGAACCGGGCGCCGACGTGCTCGAACCGGGCGCGCTCGATCGCTGGATCGAAAACGCCGATGCGGTCGTGCTCGCTTGCGGTGCGCTGGACGCGCGCTCCATCGCCGCGCTCGGCCTCGAGAGTGGACCCCGCGGCGTCCGCGCGGATGCGAACACCCGGCAAACCTCGCGACGCGGTGTGTTCGCAGCGGGCGCGATGGTTCAACCGATGCGCTTGGCGGTACGCGCGGTGGCGGATGGTCGTCTTGCCGCAGAGGCGGTCCTCGTCTGGCTCGAGCTGCGCCCGGCCCCCCCCTGGCCCGTCCGATTCGACAGCCGCATCGGTCCTCTCCACCCCAGCGAAGTGGCACAATGGCTGCCCGATGCCTCGCCTGCCTCGCCCGGCTGGCCGGACACGGAGAGCGGTACCGCGCTGGACGATCGCGCCGCCGCGGATGCGCGCCGCTGCCTCGGCTGCGACTGCCGCAAAGCCCGCAGCTGCCGCCTGCGCCGCCTTGCCGACGAGTATCGCGCATCCCCCGCCCGCTTCGCGGCCACCGCGCGCCCCCCTGTTATCCTGCGCCGAGACCATCCGCGCCTGGTCTACGAACCGGGCAAGTGCATCCACTGCGGCATCTGCGTGCGTCTCGCCGCGCGATCTCGCGGCACGATGACGTTCCAGCGCCGCGGTTACGAACAACAGGTCGCGCCCGCGTTCAACAATGGCCTGGACGCGGGGCTGGGTGCCGCGGCGGACGAAGCAGTTCGCGCCTGTCCCACCGCCGCGCTCGCTTTTCGCACTTGGGAACCCATCTCCGGAATATCTCGATGACCCGCGCCTTGCCCGCACCCTTGACAGGAGCCGCCTGATGAACCCAACCGTTGTCGCCGCGCTCCTATGGAGCGTTGCTGCCGTTGCTTCCTCCGCCCCGCCGCTCGAAGCGCGCTTCCGCTCACCTCCGCGCGAACATCGGCCATGGGCCTACTGGTGGTGGCTCAAGGGCAACGTGGACGAAGAGACGATCACGCGCGATCTCGAGGCGATGAAATGGGCCGGCTTTGGCGGTCTGCTGCAGTTTGACGTGCGCGGCTACCATGAGGCCGTCGTGCCACCGCCCCCCGAACGCACACCCTATATGAGCGCACGCTGGCGGGAACTGATGAGACATGCGCTGCGCGAGGCGGACCGGCTCGGCCTTGAAGTCAGCATCAATCTCAGCATGTGCGCCGGCGCGCTGATGGGGCCCACGACCGCCGGCGCGGACGCCCCAAAGAAGCTGATCTGGACCGGCACCGAAGTCGTCGGCCCCGCCCGGCTCGACTGCCGGCTTCCGGCCATCCCGGGCGAAGGCGCGGTGGAAATCGCGCTGCTCGCGGTGCGCCTCCGCGAGAGCTCCCCACCGGAACCACCGGCCGTGCACGCACATCCAGCGCCCGCTTGGCCGCCCCATTGGCGCTCCGATCTCCCCGCCACCAACGCGCCCACCCCGGTGGCCGGCGAGCCGCTCGACCTGACCGACAAGCACGACGCCGAAGGACGCCTCACCTGGGAAATCCCTCCCGGCCGATGGGCGGTGATCCGTTTCGCCTCCGTTCTGGCCGTCGGCGACCCCGTTCACCACGGTCAACTCGTCACTCCGTTCGACGTGGACGTGCTCGACGCCGACGCGGTGCGGCGGCACTTCGAGCGCCTCGGCGGTGAGCTGTTGAAAGACGCCGGGCCGCTGGCGGGTCGCACCCTCACTCATTTCTACAGCGTGAGCTGGGAAGGTGCCGCGCCGACCTGGACCGCCCGTTTCGAAGAACAGTTTCGAAATGCTCGCGGTTACGCTCTTCGTCCGTGGCTACCGGTGCTCGCCGGGTTCGAGGTCGGCGGATCCGAGGCCGCGCGCCGCTTTGTGAACGATTATCACGCAACGCTCGCCGAACTGATGATGAACAACTTCTACGGCGAACTGCAGCATCGCTGCCACGCCGTGGGTCTCAAATGGCATGCCGAATCCGGCGGCCCGTGGAACCGGCGTCTCCCCACCTTTGCGCGCGCCGATCAGCTCGCCTTTCTCGGGCGCACCGACATGCCGCAGGGCGAATTCTGGTTCACCGGCGGGCGCGCCATCGGTCGACCGCCCGAGTTCAACCGCCCCGCCGCAATGGCCGCGCACATCTACGGCCGACCGCTGGCCGCCGCAGAAGCCTTCACCCACATGGTGCAGCACTGGTCAGAGCATCCCGCCGCACTGAAACCTCTCGCCGACATCGCCTTCTGCGACGGCATCAACCACCTGATCTGGCACACCTTTACCGCCTCGCCGCCGGAGTTCGGTCTGCCGGGCGTCGAATATTTCGCCGGCAGCCATCTGAACCCCAACGTCACCTGGTGGCCGTTCGCCCGCCCGTTCATCGAGTACCTCGCACGCTGTCAGACAATGCTGCGCCACGGCCGTCCGGTCGCCGACCTCGCCGTGTTCATCGGCGAACACCCCTACCAACACTGGGGCCGCGGCTCACAGTGGAGCGAACGTGCGACACTCCATCCGCCCGCCGGCCACACCTATGACCTCGTCAACATCGAGGTGCTCTGCTCGCGCCTCGACGTGGTCGACGGCGGACTCCGGTTGCCGGAGGGGCTCGGCTATCGTGCACTGGTCGTGGACCTCGAGCAGGAGACCCTCCGACCCGAGCCGCTCCGGCGGATTCTCGAACTCACCGAACGCGGCGCAACCGTCATCCTCGGGCAACGCCGCCCCACCGCCTCCAGCAGCCTCGCCGGCTGGCCCGACGCTGATACCGAGGTGCGCCGTCTAGCCGATGTGCTGTGGGGTGCCGTGAACGCAGCGTCGCCGGAGGAGCCCGTGCGGCTCGGTGCAGGTCGTGTGTTCCGCCGCAGTTCCGTCGCCGACGCGTTTGCCCGCCTCGGCGTTACCCCCAATGTGGAGGGCCCCTTCGAGTTCGCACACCGCACCGATGCGGAGACGGACGTGTACTTCCTCACCGGTCACCGCCCCGGCGACGCGATTTTTCGGGTGACCGGTCGCCGCCCCGAACTCTGGGACCCCGTCACCGGCACAATTCGCCCGCCGCACGGCTGGTCCCCCACGGCCGACGGCAGAACACGCGTTCATCTCCGCCTGCCCACCAACGGCAGCACATTTGTGGTCTTCCGCGAACCCGCCCGAGGCTTGCCCCCCTACGAGCCACCCCCGCCCGACGTCGAGATCCTCAGCCTCACCAACGGCCATGTCGAAGTCCGGGTGTGGACCGCTCAGCCCGTTGAGTGGACGCTCCGCCACGGCCATACCGTGCACCTCAACCCCAACACGCCCCCCCCACTGGAGCTGACCGGCCCATGGACCGTTGTGTTCGAATCGGGCCGGGGCGCGCCGCCGCAGCTGGTGATGGAGCGGCTGACCGACTGGACCGAACATCCCGATCCGAATGTGCGGTTTTTCTCCGGCCGTGCGACGTACCGTCACACCATCGAGCTCGATGCAGATCGGGCCTCCTCTCCGGCCCGCCTCGAACTCCATCGCGTGGGTGTGATCGCCCGTGTCACCGTGAACGGCCGGAACGCGGGCATCCTCTGGACCTTCCCCTGGGAGGTTGAGCTCACGGGACTTCTACGCGCGGGCCCCAACGACATCGAAATCGAGGTCGCCAACGTGTGGGTCAACCGGCTGATCGGTGACGCCTCGCTGCCGCCGGAAAAACGGACTACCCGGACCAACGTCGCTCTGCAGCCCGGTGAGCGCACCGTCCGGATCTATCAGGGATTTGGCGCGAACGATCCGCTCGTGCCCTCCGGACTCCAGGGGCCAGTTCGCTTGCGGTTCGGCCGGGATGTCTCCGTCCGGCTGTGATTCGGCGCGCGGCCTTTGGCGGTACGCGGTGCCCCGAAGTCCCGTGCGCGTTGCCGCGTCATCTTGTTTTTCTCGGTCCCAAATGGTTCGATCTGCGCAATGTGAATCCGCCCTCGCGCACCTCCGACTTTGACTACGCATTGCCGGCCGAGCTGATCGCGCAGCAGCCGGTGGAACCGCGCGACGCAGCGCGGATGCTCGTGCTGGGGGCCGACGGCGCGCTGTCGCACCGGCTGGTCCGCGAGCTACCGGCCCATCTGCTGCCGGGCGACGTGATGGTCGTCAACAACTCCCGTGTGATTCCAGCTCGCACCTGGGCGCGGCGCGAAACCACCGGAGGGCGTGTGGAACTGCTTTGGATCGAGCCGCGGGATGACGGCTCGTGGACCGCACTCGTCCGCTCACGGCGGCCAGTGAGGCCGGGCGACCGGCTACGGATCGGAACGCAGGTGGTGGTTGTGGAAGACGGGCGCTTCGCGGACGGCACCATCGCGGTGCGCCTCGAGGGAGACGCCGACGTGCTCGAACTGCTCGAGCACGAAGGGCATACACCGCTGCCACCCTACATCCGGCGCGGACGGGACGAGCCGGCCGATCGCGAGCGCTACCAGACCGTGTACGCCCGTCGCCCCGGTTCGGTCGCGGCCCCGACCGCCGGCCTGCACTTCACCGAGGAGTTGCTCTGCACGCTGCGGGAGCGTGGGGTGCAGATCGTCGAGCTCACGCTGCACGTCGGGCCGGGCACGTTCCGGCCGGTGCGCGAGGAGGACCCCGCTCGTCATTCGATGCACGTCGAACGCTTTGAAATCCCCGAGGCCACCGCGGAGGCCATAAGCCGGGCGCGGAGCGAAGGCCGCCGCGTGCTCGCGATCGGCACCACGGTGGTCCGCGCGCTCGAAAGTGTCGCCGACGAGCACGGGCGCGTTCGGCCTGGTGCCGGCCGCACCGCATTGTTCATCCGACCCCCCTACGAATTTCGTGTGGTGGATCTGCTGCTCACCAACTTTCACCTGCCGCGCTCAACGCTGCTGATGCTGGTGTGTGCGTTCGCAGGCACCGACCGCGTTCTCGCCGCGTACCATACCGCCATCGAACATCGCTATCGCTTCTACAGCTACGGCGACTGCATGCTGCTGGCCCGTCCCGCCCGCCGCATTGAATGAACACGTGGCGCGGAAGCGCCAGTCCACCCACACGGCCGCCAGTTGCAGTCCGCAAGCGGAACCGGCATACTCTTTCGCCTTTTTCGTCTCGAACCCGAGACCCAGAACACGCGCATGAGAACCATCGAACTGTCGAAGGTGCGGAACATCGGCATCATGGCGCACATCGATGCGGGCAAAACCACCTGCAGCGAGCGCATCCTCTACTATGCCGGCAAGACCCACAAGGTCGGCGAGGTCCACGAGGGCACCGCAGTGCTCGACTGGATGCCGCAGGAGCAG contains:
- a CDS encoding PQQ-binding-like beta-propeller repeat protein — protein: MSADRTPASRTLAAALRGLLFGAGFVCAVAGAVALLNCVQLRRADPLNSPLRLEAIRAAQSQPANADLVAEARRLDLLARRAFFSAQTLAEQAGRLLWIGAALILGAIAGARWLEPRVAPPPAPLPTPDVGEREARAARRAVAAYLALLIAGGAAAARTLRARPAGAPGDVAPPPTTNQPALPEDSALAEAWPSFRGHFGRGGRDRPAPTRWDVPTGRNVRWSIEVPRPGFSSPIFWNSRVFLTGADTSTAELYAFCADTGRLLWRHEARDVPGSPRTPPKTSEEVGLAAPTPTTDGLRVYAMFGTGDLIACDLEGRRLWARHLGSPKNPYGHSSSPIAVRGRLIVQFDDETGGRLLALDGATGRTIWETRRDVRPGWSTPVAAEHNGRLRIGVLAQPFFAVYDWADGRELWRVPELEAEIGTSPAFADGRWYAGNDNTRFVAADDVDGRVLWETDEDLPDVASPLVWRGLVVLAASSGIVTARDAATGEKLWSQEWEEGFYASPVAAGEAIYLLDRAGRARVVRAARQFELIAENPVGEECGATPALAGDRLYLRTRHRLIAIEEATTAPTAP
- a CDS encoding NAD(P)H-dependent oxidoreductase subunit E codes for the protein MTRAAQRPPAAPPDLSEVDRIVNAIGRSPEQALPLLQAVQARFGYLPEAVLRRICEITEIRPADLWSVATFYPQLRHRPAGRHSICVCVGTACHVKGAERVYEAIARELRLPAGEDTDAAGEFTVRKVACLGCCTLAPVVMLDRVTYGHRTADNIREMLDDFTARPADREGDPLAEATPIDPPEAAGEIRIGLGSCCIAGGSAAVESALRTAVRSLGVPIRIRPVGCVGMCHRTPLLEVVRPGAEPVRYERVRAADVEAIVRRHFSPGRWRRWRAQTADALDEWLGRGRGAVGPAPVLDPRDGPVQAFLCRQLHIATEACGALHPLDLDQYRAGGGLRALEDCLARRSPDEVIAAIEAAGLRGRGGAGFPTGRKWRAVRDAPAGDRYIICNGDEGDPGAFMDRMLFESYPYRVLEGMIIAAWAVGAREGILYIREEYPLAVRRVQAAIDRLRDAGVLGPDILRSGVSLELRIVQGGGAFVCGEETALIESIQGRRGSPVLRPPFPAQRGFRGAPTLVNNCETLAMVPWILRHGPAAFAAIGTAHSKGTKVFALAGKVARGGLIEVPMGMTLREIIEEIGGGAANGRPWKAVQVGGPSGGCVPATLGDTPVDYEALTEVGAMMGSGGLVVLDDTDCMVDVARYFLSFTCRESCGKCTPCRIGTRRMLDILDRLCEGRAAPDDLARLEELAETTRRQSLCGLGRTAPNPVLTTLRYFRDEYEAHLRGICPAGRCVHLIAYEVGAECIGCTRCAQVCPVVAIRPDPMRRHVIDGGLCVRCDLCRTACPTGAIRIVPRQTASAPGAAER
- a CDS encoding 2Fe-2S iron-sulfur cluster-binding protein, which encodes MSVRVIVDGRAVELPDGATLLEATRALGIRVPTLCHRDGLPHYTSCMVCAVRELSGGRLLPACSYPATDGMEVDASSDEVRAARRRVLELLLSEHVGDCEAPCRRACPAHLRIPELLRDAARGAWAQAARLAAEDLVLPAALGRICPAPCERSCRRAQHDAALPIRELHRRLGESPELAGARQRPAATSPRTARVTVVGAGPAGLAAAAFLRRAGVEVTLRDRALQPGGALRDPAVSDRLPAHVLDAEIREVLAAGIRFEPGADVLEPGALDRWIENADAVVLACGALDARSIAALGLESGPRGVRADANTRQTSRRGVFAAGAMVQPMRLAVRAVADGRLAAEAVLVWLELRPAPPWPVRFDSRIGPLHPSEVAQWLPDASPASPGWPDTESGTALDDRAAADARRCLGCDCRKARSCRLRRLADEYRASPARFAATARPPVILRRDHPRLVYEPGKCIHCGICVRLAARSRGTMTFQRRGYEQQVAPAFNNGLDAGLGAAADEAVRACPTAALAFRTWEPISGISR
- a CDS encoding glycosyl hydrolase; the encoded protein is MNPTVVAALLWSVAAVASSAPPLEARFRSPPREHRPWAYWWWLKGNVDEETITRDLEAMKWAGFGGLLQFDVRGYHEAVVPPPPERTPYMSARWRELMRHALREADRLGLEVSINLSMCAGALMGPTTAGADAPKKLIWTGTEVVGPARLDCRLPAIPGEGAVEIALLAVRLRESSPPEPPAVHAHPAPAWPPHWRSDLPATNAPTPVAGEPLDLTDKHDAEGRLTWEIPPGRWAVIRFASVLAVGDPVHHGQLVTPFDVDVLDADAVRRHFERLGGELLKDAGPLAGRTLTHFYSVSWEGAAPTWTARFEEQFRNARGYALRPWLPVLAGFEVGGSEAARRFVNDYHATLAELMMNNFYGELQHRCHAVGLKWHAESGGPWNRRLPTFARADQLAFLGRTDMPQGEFWFTGGRAIGRPPEFNRPAAMAAHIYGRPLAAAEAFTHMVQHWSEHPAALKPLADIAFCDGINHLIWHTFTASPPEFGLPGVEYFAGSHLNPNVTWWPFARPFIEYLARCQTMLRHGRPVADLAVFIGEHPYQHWGRGSQWSERATLHPPAGHTYDLVNIEVLCSRLDVVDGGLRLPEGLGYRALVVDLEQETLRPEPLRRILELTERGATVILGQRRPTASSSLAGWPDADTEVRRLADVLWGAVNAASPEEPVRLGAGRVFRRSSVADAFARLGVTPNVEGPFEFAHRTDAETDVYFLTGHRPGDAIFRVTGRRPELWDPVTGTIRPPHGWSPTADGRTRVHLRLPTNGSTFVVFREPARGLPPYEPPPPDVEILSLTNGHVEVRVWTAQPVEWTLRHGHTVHLNPNTPPPLELTGPWTVVFESGRGAPPQLVMERLTDWTEHPDPNVRFFSGRATYRHTIELDADRASSPARLELHRVGVIARVTVNGRNAGILWTFPWEVELTGLLRAGPNDIEIEVANVWVNRLIGDASLPPEKRTTRTNVALQPGERTVRIYQGFGANDPLVPSGLQGPVRLRFGRDVSVRL
- a CDS encoding 4Fe-4S binding protein, encoding MREYRLRTTRRISIAVLLVTAIAVAAEQRFPKPDFKSGYTQPVYRPPLPARSAAREWADVGLLATALVAAAWLALRARSRRGLWALSIGALVWFGLVRQGCICPVGSIQNVALALADRTHAIPLTTALIFALPLMAALCWGRVFCAAVCPLGALQDLVVLRPVRLPRPLNRALAMLGPTVLAFGLALTFAGAGFWICRYDPFVPLYRRSGSAGMIATGIALLVLGTVVARPYCRYFCPYGVLLGWCSRLARRHLTITPDECIECRLCETSCPFDAIRAPEPPHPDRAAARRALVRALSLAPLLIAAAAGAGRTVLLALAPHVHPAVTLEAQLLAEEAAGTPDLTWETRAFRLSGAPRETATTAAATARGRLASAGLWAGGFVGLVGVTRIVASLRRSDRRDWVPDRGECLSCGRCFAHCPREYVRLGRLDGPIGNP
- the queA gene encoding tRNA preQ1(34) S-adenosylmethionine ribosyltransferase-isomerase QueA translates to MNPPSRTSDFDYALPAELIAQQPVEPRDAARMLVLGADGALSHRLVRELPAHLLPGDVMVVNNSRVIPARTWARRETTGGRVELLWIEPRDDGSWTALVRSRRPVRPGDRLRIGTQVVVVEDGRFADGTIAVRLEGDADVLELLEHEGHTPLPPYIRRGRDEPADRERYQTVYARRPGSVAAPTAGLHFTEELLCTLRERGVQIVELTLHVGPGTFRPVREEDPARHSMHVERFEIPEATAEAISRARSEGRRVLAIGTTVVRALESVADEHGRVRPGAGRTALFIRPPYEFRVVDLLLTNFHLPRSTLLMLVCAFAGTDRVLAAYHTAIEHRYRFYSYGDCMLLARPARRIE